Proteins encoded in a region of the Stieleria neptunia genome:
- a CDS encoding RNA polymerase sigma factor has product MQSNFDLIQAVTGRNDQEAFAQIVVRYERLVWTVAWGELHDYHATQDVTQETFLIAHRRLRELRDPDAVGFWLSKIARREAQRTRKRTPITRPIEELNPVDDQSAKSVDLADKTLLDAVAKLPEHERVVTVLRFFDGHSVAEIAEITGRPVGTVTKQLSRAINRLKRSLQAETPVTKISLHPSRSYHAH; this is encoded by the coding sequence GTGCAAAGCAATTTTGATCTGATTCAGGCTGTGACGGGCCGTAATGACCAGGAGGCATTCGCGCAGATTGTTGTGCGGTATGAGCGGCTGGTGTGGACCGTGGCCTGGGGAGAACTCCACGATTACCACGCCACGCAAGATGTCACTCAAGAGACATTCTTGATCGCCCACCGACGACTGAGGGAGTTGCGAGATCCGGATGCCGTCGGCTTCTGGCTTTCCAAGATCGCACGTCGCGAGGCACAGCGAACACGCAAGCGGACGCCGATCACCCGTCCGATCGAAGAGCTGAATCCGGTCGATGATCAGTCTGCCAAATCGGTGGATCTGGCGGACAAAACGCTCCTCGATGCGGTCGCGAAGCTACCCGAGCACGAGCGTGTCGTCACGGTCCTTCGTTTTTTTGACGGCCATTCGGTTGCCGAGATCGCGGAGATCACCGGACGCCCGGTGGGGACCGTGACGAAGCAACTTTCCAGGGCCATCAACCGGCTCAAGAGGAGTCTCCAAGCGGAAACTCCCGTCACAAAAATTTCACTTCATCCATCAAGGTCGTACCATGCCCACTGA
- a CDS encoding polysaccharide lyase encodes MHFVRHALLLVVFAIGCPARADRADWVEGSSTQTDGANREHYNRAAILPWQHFMGDWRDADDIAQGDVAYAVTAVIDDDTRKSVRWDVTTLVKEWSAQKYPNQGLFLRVTDGRGRIVFASREGPDTSLQPALQIRGAGGTIKLAAAADTYLTASTYRSQGRAEQLRVSAAPEHVLIRFDVDELDQLGAIDEATLVLQSTHQYGSAHIGVFRCRQGHDEPATQPVLGLAAKYKDDQGIAADADVIFATGFERDDWQDGWTVAEPVDKIDTIAADTNFHRFEALQGRALRSRIAKGALTALNTTYKFGRETGAEPEEIYFRYYLRLGDDWNQTLQGGKMPGISGTYGRGGWGGRKSDGVNGWSARGLFRMTVPRGNPLGGTTPVGFYCYHADMEGSYGTNWIWNKDYRGYLENNRWYAIEQYCRLNTPGEKDGVLKAWVDGRLAFEKTDIRFRMTDELKIEQIWMNVYHGGKLASPHDQHLFIDNVVIAKDYIGPMVTSSNR; translated from the coding sequence ATGCATTTTGTCAGACACGCCCTCCTGCTCGTTGTCTTCGCCATTGGATGCCCGGCCCGAGCCGATCGTGCGGATTGGGTCGAGGGCTCGTCAACTCAAACTGACGGGGCGAATCGCGAACACTACAACCGAGCCGCGATTTTGCCCTGGCAGCATTTCATGGGGGATTGGCGGGATGCGGACGATATCGCACAAGGTGATGTGGCGTATGCCGTGACCGCAGTGATCGACGACGACACACGCAAATCGGTGCGTTGGGATGTCACGACGCTCGTGAAAGAGTGGTCCGCACAGAAGTATCCGAACCAAGGCCTATTTCTGCGCGTCACCGACGGCCGGGGACGGATCGTCTTCGCCAGCCGCGAAGGCCCCGACACGTCGCTGCAGCCGGCGCTGCAGATCCGCGGCGCTGGCGGAACGATCAAGCTCGCTGCCGCCGCCGATACCTACCTGACCGCGTCGACCTATCGCAGCCAAGGCCGGGCGGAGCAGTTGCGTGTCTCGGCCGCACCGGAACACGTGTTGATCCGGTTTGACGTGGACGAACTCGATCAACTTGGCGCGATCGATGAAGCGACGTTGGTTCTTCAGTCGACCCACCAGTATGGATCGGCGCACATCGGTGTGTTCCGTTGCCGTCAGGGACACGACGAGCCGGCCACGCAACCGGTCTTGGGGCTTGCGGCCAAGTACAAAGACGATCAGGGCATTGCGGCCGATGCAGATGTGATCTTCGCCACCGGTTTTGAACGTGACGACTGGCAAGACGGATGGACGGTCGCCGAGCCGGTGGACAAGATCGATACGATCGCTGCCGACACGAACTTTCACCGCTTTGAAGCCCTGCAAGGCCGCGCGTTGCGATCACGCATCGCCAAGGGAGCGCTGACCGCGCTCAATACGACGTACAAGTTCGGCCGGGAAACCGGTGCCGAGCCGGAAGAGATCTACTTTCGTTACTACCTGCGTTTGGGTGATGATTGGAACCAAACCCTGCAAGGCGGCAAGATGCCCGGGATCAGCGGCACCTACGGCCGCGGGGGCTGGGGCGGGCGCAAGAGTGACGGGGTCAACGGATGGTCGGCGCGGGGCCTGTTTCGGATGACCGTTCCCCGCGGCAATCCGCTCGGTGGAACCACGCCGGTCGGCTTTTATTGTTACCACGCCGACATGGAAGGTTCTTACGGCACCAATTGGATTTGGAACAAGGACTACCGCGGCTACCTGGAAAACAATCGCTGGTACGCGATCGAGCAATACTGTCGTCTCAACACGCCCGGCGAAAAAGATGGCGTCTTAAAGGCCTGGGTCGATGGGCGATTGGCGTTCGAGAAAACCGACATCCGATTTCGGATGACCGACGAGCTGAAGATCGAGCAAATCTGGATGAACGTCTATCACGGCGGCAAACTCGCTTCGCCCCATGACCAGCACCTGTTCATCGACAACGTGGTGATCGCCAAGGACTACATCGGCCCGATGGTTACCTCCAGTAACCGTTGA
- a CDS encoding carboxypeptidase regulatory-like domain-containing protein produces MPTDKTESQLERLADNWPGDSVLEEVMSRLPKTSTPTELPRPFDWSWPSWIGALATIVVFAASLWVTMPNTNDADQADRQQPLKHMVAEPPQSERESWDDEPTALPHEISGLVVDHDGKPIAGADVTVRIRRFGAQGENSGPGPWKATTDDQGQYSVQPSGPIRRTDEVRIRVIAEGFAELSAYDHEKKLLNGSFPHLTLTPGRMIVGQLVDDTGKAITKAVVRFQHNSETISDTWDSGPLAVDKDGKFAVSIPVDGKAVGVVYPVGYAPRFIEVGPVADQGNIVMDAGVTLKGRVLDRSGNGVAGTVVGFRDTEHREMFGYVAVIGSAVKTDADGYFQLPPLRGSYELTVSKSAPDYSRQMMLVGVEPPSFAPLTMNTASVDPKELIVLKESKSH; encoded by the coding sequence ATGCCCACTGACAAGACAGAATCGCAATTGGAACGGTTGGCCGACAACTGGCCGGGCGACTCGGTGCTCGAGGAGGTGATGTCACGTCTGCCCAAAACTTCCACGCCAACGGAATTGCCACGTCCTTTCGATTGGAGCTGGCCTTCATGGATCGGTGCGCTCGCGACGATCGTCGTCTTCGCAGCCAGTTTGTGGGTGACGATGCCGAACACGAACGATGCGGATCAGGCCGACAGGCAACAACCGCTCAAGCACATGGTTGCCGAGCCGCCGCAATCTGAACGAGAGTCGTGGGACGACGAACCGACGGCATTGCCCCACGAGATTAGCGGATTGGTGGTCGATCACGACGGCAAACCGATCGCCGGTGCCGATGTGACGGTGCGGATTCGACGCTTCGGCGCTCAAGGCGAAAATTCTGGCCCCGGTCCATGGAAGGCAACGACGGATGATCAGGGCCAGTACTCCGTTCAGCCATCGGGCCCGATCCGCCGGACCGACGAAGTGCGGATCAGGGTGATCGCCGAGGGTTTTGCCGAGCTCTCGGCCTACGACCACGAAAAGAAATTACTGAATGGTTCATTCCCCCACCTGACGTTGACGCCGGGCCGAATGATCGTTGGGCAATTGGTCGACGACACTGGAAAGGCGATCACGAAAGCCGTCGTCCGCTTTCAGCACAATTCAGAAACGATCTCGGACACCTGGGATTCAGGCCCACTGGCGGTCGACAAAGACGGCAAATTCGCGGTCTCGATTCCGGTTGATGGAAAGGCCGTCGGAGTCGTCTACCCGGTCGGCTATGCACCTCGATTTATCGAAGTCGGCCCGGTCGCGGATCAGGGAAACATCGTGATGGATGCCGGTGTCACACTCAAAGGCCGCGTGCTGGATCGATCCGGAAACGGCGTCGCCGGGACCGTCGTCGGGTTTCGCGACACCGAGCATCGTGAAATGTTTGGTTACGTCGCCGTGATCGGTTCGGCAGTGAAAACGGATGCCGATGGCTACTTTCAATTACCGCCGCTGCGAGGGTCGTACGAACTGACCGTATCCAAATCTGCCCCGGACTATTCACGACAGATGATGCTGGTCGGTGTCGAACCGCCGTCGTTTGCGCCGCTGACGATGAATACCGCTTCGGTCGATCCGAAGGAGTTGATTGTTTTGAAGGAATCGAAGTCGCACTGA
- a CDS encoding DUF559 domain-containing protein, which produces MTKRRTRNRNPEAIELARNQRAIANEFANDVWQFVRDRRCCDEKFRRVYVIEPYLVDCCCTGLKSNRDSDY; this is translated from the coding sequence GTGACAAAACGGCGGACCAGGAATCGAAATCCTGAAGCAATTGAGTTAGCGCGCAATCAACGCGCAATAGCAAATGAGTTCGCGAATGATGTTTGGCAGTTTGTTCGAGATCGTCGTTGTTGTGATGAGAAGTTCCGACGCGTGTACGTGATTGAACCTTATCTCGTTGACTGTTGCTGCACTGGCTTGAAATCGAATCGTGACAGCGATTATTGA
- a CDS encoding DUF1552 domain-containing protein gives MFASLRDVPFVHEVRGSEPEHDQSEALRQGPKRFCCIFFPNGVSLPPAGHPAHDDWHWFPHSVGRDYVLTRPLEPLGKLRDELTILSGLSHPAMRTSIAHITADSFLTGADSSREYTNSLSLDQLIANHLGSQTRFPSLTLSSDGGVGTPGRTQTLSFSASGRPIPSLSKPRAIFNRLFGVENQTLVEQRRQFGRNQSILDNVLEETAALGQGLSAADRQRLDEYTTSVREIEKRLASADRWLDVQRPSVDPAGFELSATPRDDVEAYIRVIYDLMYVAFLTDSTRSITYQITSEDAKGIGDRFPGAIGLPGHHSLSHGTAKENGYENWARYDQFLTTQFAYFLERLRSTSDPFQQGSLLDHTSVLYGCSTSRTHQAVNYPLILAGGRAMGFAHGSHKRFDESRHRLSDLYVTLLQQFGIEVDRFADSTTSLREVLDA, from the coding sequence GTGTTTGCATCCTTGCGTGACGTCCCGTTCGTTCACGAGGTGCGGGGATCGGAACCGGAACACGATCAGTCCGAAGCCCTGCGTCAGGGGCCGAAACGGTTTTGTTGCATCTTCTTCCCCAATGGAGTCAGTCTGCCGCCGGCGGGGCATCCGGCCCACGACGATTGGCACTGGTTTCCCCACAGCGTTGGCCGCGATTATGTCCTGACTCGCCCGCTTGAGCCCCTGGGAAAACTTCGTGACGAGCTGACGATTTTGTCAGGACTTTCCCATCCCGCGATGCGAACGTCGATCGCTCACATCACCGCCGATAGTTTTTTGACCGGGGCAGATTCGTCGCGCGAGTACACCAACAGTCTTTCGTTGGACCAGTTGATCGCCAATCACCTGGGGTCGCAAACCCGTTTTCCTTCGTTGACATTGTCGAGTGACGGAGGCGTGGGGACGCCCGGCCGCACGCAAACGCTTTCATTTTCGGCATCGGGACGTCCCATCCCAAGTCTTTCAAAGCCCCGCGCCATCTTCAATCGATTGTTTGGCGTTGAGAATCAGACGCTCGTCGAACAACGCCGACAGTTTGGCCGAAATCAAAGCATTCTCGACAACGTCTTGGAGGAGACCGCAGCGCTCGGTCAAGGGTTGTCCGCCGCCGACCGCCAACGCCTTGATGAGTACACCACGTCGGTTCGGGAAATCGAAAAGCGACTGGCAAGCGCCGACCGGTGGCTGGACGTCCAGCGGCCGAGCGTCGATCCGGCTGGTTTTGAGCTCTCCGCCACACCGCGCGACGACGTCGAAGCGTACATCCGTGTGATCTACGATCTGATGTACGTCGCGTTTCTCACCGACTCCACTCGATCGATCACCTACCAGATCACGAGCGAAGACGCGAAAGGCATCGGCGACCGTTTTCCCGGTGCGATCGGGTTGCCAGGACATCACTCGCTCAGCCATGGGACCGCTAAGGAAAACGGTTACGAGAATTGGGCACGGTACGATCAATTTCTAACGACCCAGTTCGCCTACTTCCTCGAACGCCTTCGCTCGACCTCCGATCCGTTCCAGCAAGGATCGTTGCTTGATCACACCAGTGTGCTGTACGGGTGTAGCACCAGCCGCACCCATCAAGCCGTCAACTATCCGCTGATCCTTGCCGGTGGCAGAGCGATGGGGTTTGCTCACGGATCGCACAAACGTTTCGACGAGTCACGCCACCGCCTCTCGGATCTTTACGTCACCCTGCTTCAGCAGTTTGGAATCGAAGTCGACCGGTTTGCCGACAGCACCACGTCGCTGCGCGAGGTTCTGGACGCTTGA
- the gcvP gene encoding aminomethyl-transferring glycine dehydrogenase, which yields MSIASTKPSLSEMQTNGSAATRILNFADGFSKRHIGPSQADLETMLATVGFESLEGLSDATVPADIRLEGELDIPEPRGEREFLSALKTIAGKNKVHRSCIGMGYTDTVTPPVILRNVLENPGWYTQYTPYQAEIAQGRLEALLNFQTMIADLTGLPLAGASLLDEATAAAEAMTMCYSIASHKKSGFWASEDCHPQTLALLKTRAEGLGIDLKIGPIDAIDFDYGDGGLCGLLVQYPTTEGRIEDYRDVAANAKQSGCMTVAAADILGLTLLTPPGEWGADICVGSAQRFGVPMGLGGPHAAYISTHEKHARKLPGRIIGISKDVHGDRALRMAIQTREQHIRRDKATSNICTAQALLAIISSFYGVYHGPEGLAAIGRRTQAYTAALAKGLARLGHETLGEGPIFDTIRIRLGKGRTHAARQVADAARERLINLREYDDGTLGVTLDETADRGLVADLLAAFNFGHYTGFDVDELVNEAAEDGTLDLGAFSRTSPFMTHEVFHSYRSETELLRYIFKLMGRDLSLANSMIPLGSCTMKLNGTSEMIPVTWPEFANIHPFAPDVQWRGYTHMFRELERWLCEVTGFAAVSLQPNAGSQGEYAGLLVIRAYHEQMAKSEGRENVRNVCLIPTSAHGTNPASAVMAGMKVVAIKCDDRGDIDMDDLRAKAEKHADQLSALMITYPSTHGVFEPTIREVCDVIHQHGGQVYMDGANMNAQVGLTSPGICGADVCHLNLHKTFCIPHGGGGPGMGPIGVAKQLVPFLPGHPVERPDSAGEFAIGPVAGAPYGSPSILTISYVYIALMGAAGLKKATQVAILNANYMAKRLGEHFDVLYTDANGYVAHEFIIDCRSFEKSAGIKTDDIAKRLMDYGFHAPTMSWPVAGTLMIEPTESESKDELDRFCDALIAIRKEIQAIEDGEMDREDNPLRNSPHTMQEIGGDDWSHPYSREQAAWPTAWLRDAKFWPTVGRIDNTYGDRNLVCACVPMSDYE from the coding sequence ATGAGCATCGCGTCCACCAAGCCCTCATTGAGCGAAATGCAAACCAATGGCTCTGCCGCCACCCGTATCCTGAACTTTGCGGATGGATTTTCCAAACGGCACATCGGTCCGTCCCAAGCGGACCTGGAAACCATGCTCGCAACGGTCGGATTTGAGTCGCTCGAGGGGCTCTCCGATGCGACGGTTCCGGCCGACATTCGGCTCGAAGGCGAACTGGATATCCCCGAACCGCGTGGTGAACGGGAATTTCTTTCGGCACTGAAAACGATCGCCGGAAAAAATAAAGTTCATCGATCCTGTATCGGTATGGGCTACACCGACACCGTGACCCCGCCGGTGATCTTGCGCAACGTGCTGGAGAACCCGGGCTGGTACACCCAGTACACCCCTTACCAGGCGGAGATCGCACAGGGGCGGTTGGAGGCGTTGTTGAATTTCCAAACGATGATCGCCGACCTGACCGGTTTGCCGCTTGCGGGCGCGAGCCTGTTGGACGAGGCGACCGCGGCGGCCGAAGCGATGACGATGTGCTACTCCATCGCGTCGCACAAGAAAAGCGGATTCTGGGCCAGTGAGGATTGCCATCCCCAAACGCTGGCGCTGCTGAAAACGCGTGCCGAGGGTCTGGGGATCGACCTGAAAATCGGCCCGATCGACGCGATCGATTTCGACTACGGCGATGGCGGGCTGTGTGGCTTGTTGGTCCAGTATCCGACGACGGAGGGGCGCATCGAGGATTATCGTGACGTGGCCGCCAACGCCAAGCAGTCGGGCTGCATGACCGTCGCGGCGGCCGACATCCTGGGTTTGACACTGCTGACGCCGCCGGGTGAGTGGGGCGCCGACATCTGCGTCGGCAGCGCCCAGCGTTTCGGGGTGCCGATGGGCTTGGGCGGTCCGCACGCGGCCTACATTTCGACGCACGAAAAACACGCCCGCAAGCTGCCCGGACGGATCATCGGAATTTCCAAGGACGTGCACGGCGATCGGGCGCTGCGGATGGCCATCCAAACCCGCGAACAGCACATTCGTCGCGACAAGGCGACCAGCAACATCTGCACCGCGCAAGCCTTGCTGGCGATCATCAGTTCGTTCTACGGCGTCTACCACGGCCCCGAAGGACTCGCCGCGATCGGCCGCCGCACCCAAGCCTACACCGCCGCTTTGGCCAAGGGCTTGGCGCGGCTGGGACACGAGACGCTCGGTGAGGGACCGATCTTTGACACCATCCGGATCCGACTGGGCAAGGGCCGCACCCACGCGGCGCGTCAGGTCGCCGATGCGGCCCGCGAACGTCTGATCAATCTGCGTGAATACGACGACGGAACCCTGGGCGTGACGCTCGATGAAACCGCCGATCGCGGCTTGGTCGCCGACCTGTTGGCCGCCTTCAACTTCGGCCATTACACCGGTTTCGACGTCGATGAATTGGTCAACGAAGCCGCCGAGGATGGAACGCTGGACCTGGGGGCGTTCAGCCGCACGTCGCCCTTCATGACGCACGAAGTGTTTCACAGCTATCGCAGCGAAACCGAATTGCTGCGTTACATCTTCAAACTGATGGGCCGTGACCTGTCGCTGGCCAACAGCATGATTCCGCTGGGGTCGTGCACGATGAAGCTCAATGGGACTAGCGAGATGATTCCGGTGACGTGGCCGGAATTTGCAAACATCCATCCCTTCGCCCCCGACGTCCAGTGGCGCGGCTACACGCACATGTTCCGCGAATTGGAACGCTGGCTGTGCGAAGTCACCGGGTTCGCCGCGGTCAGCTTGCAGCCCAACGCCGGATCGCAGGGTGAATACGCCGGCTTGCTGGTGATTCGAGCCTACCATGAACAGATGGCAAAATCCGAGGGCCGCGAAAATGTGCGCAACGTTTGCTTGATTCCGACGTCGGCCCACGGAACCAACCCGGCTTCGGCCGTGATGGCCGGGATGAAGGTCGTGGCGATCAAGTGTGACGATCGAGGGGACATCGACATGGACGACTTGCGTGCCAAAGCGGAGAAACACGCCGATCAGCTGTCCGCGTTGATGATCACCTATCCGTCCACGCACGGTGTCTTTGAACCGACGATCCGCGAAGTGTGTGACGTGATTCACCAGCACGGCGGCCAGGTCTACATGGACGGTGCGAACATGAACGCACAGGTCGGTTTGACCAGTCCGGGAATTTGCGGCGCCGACGTCTGCCACTTGAATCTGCACAAAACGTTCTGCATCCCGCACGGCGGCGGCGGCCCGGGCATGGGCCCGATCGGCGTCGCCAAACAGTTGGTGCCGTTCTTGCCCGGACACCCGGTCGAACGCCCCGACTCCGCCGGCGAGTTTGCGATCGGTCCGGTCGCCGGAGCCCCCTACGGCAGCCCCAGCATTCTGACGATCAGTTATGTCTACATCGCCTTGATGGGCGCGGCGGGTTTGAAGAAAGCCACGCAAGTCGCGATTCTGAATGCCAACTACATGGCGAAACGACTCGGCGAGCACTTCGATGTTCTCTACACCGACGCAAACGGTTACGTCGCGCATGAATTCATCATCGATTGCCGCAGCTTTGAAAAATCCGCCGGCATCAAGACCGATGACATCGCCAAGCGATTGATGGACTACGGATTCCACGCACCGACGATGTCCTGGCCCGTGGCGGGAACGTTGATGATCGAGCCGACCGAGAGCGAATCCAAGGACGAACTGGACCGTTTCTGTGACGCCTTGATCGCGATTCGCAAAGAGATCCAGGCGATCGAAGACGGCGAGATGGATCGCGAAGACAACCCGCTCCGCAACTCGCCCCACACGATGCAAGAAATCGGCGGTGACGACTGGTCGCACCCCTACTCCCGCGAGCAAGCGGCGTGGCCGACGGCCTGGTTGCGCGATGCCAAGTTCTGGCCGACCGTCGGTCGGATCGACAATACCTACGGCGATCGCAACCTGGTCTGCGCCTGCGTGCCGATGAGCGATTATGAGTGA
- a CDS encoding WD40 repeat domain-containing serine/threonine-protein kinase, which translates to MSDERNPDDAEDDASDDRQSTFKQESDLTSLSDGVLESARRTRLKVGDGQDTLSYDNDSLLGETVTLSVDGNHVIGNFRIVSKLGAGGFGTVYKAEDLRLERFVAIKAALPRSSDSGGDHYNRVIHEGRAAAALDHPNIVSIYDVAELDGKPYIISQLIDGITLKERIAEEPIRQKRIMELMLLVARAVDYAHGKGIVHRDLKPGNILLDHDEVPYVNDFGIAKHSESDETISNESSIIGTPAYMSPEQAAGHSRDADRRSDVYSLGVILYEMATGEKPFRGSSRMLIHHVIHTEPQPPRMLNQSVPSDLETVCLKCLEKDPDRRYQSGAELADDLQRILNGEPIRARPVSSLEHFFRRCRRYPVTTASLAGLIFAIATGLAGMTWQWRRAESSRRQEVLARWQVERSRKRLQEEIKYSRQMLHDAESKLAFKSMASGNHRQATRSLKELQPLGDIEFCLLRNIESRYDEFLRHAERITDIAISDDQRLIAATGLRTLLVWDTQTKRIVHRFREKGKPLRGVDFARDSHRLAWGGERGNVYLKTIGDAATPMRTLDHGAPIEVIRFSAEGSKLMSAGEGGSVVVWTVADGAKDQSLSVSRSTIHAADFLGPDAIMTGDEAGRVTRCELESGRCETVVQNPSPILSVDVNTDATQFAAGTQGSRLLVGRIDDAESVRSIWTEYGPVVDVEFWDAKQAIVTTNLYGRLNIWRLPDLTVRESHPYFQGVGHFAIAADSDRLLIGAGDGGVVSLSVDNIRPDVLQTSQGAIADLAFVDQSIVVCHAEGPASVLHRDSGRVLRTIPGETDVPPGGQVMPETLTCVAPSPEHQRIAFGTSDGRILVWESDTAQIRLYGTATNKAISQIQLSADALSAWTGGSNGGVRYWDLTRADSSRGIVALGGVVRGMQLSSDQQHLAAVSANGIAVVIDVDGQQEFKRVDVGKSLQCVVWSADSTRIAIGDARGTVHLYPRDLSGTAEYIEVHAGPITAVAFSPTNRRIVTVGNDHQIAFSNLVTGRSGAILENGHPVSIRDLAISDDAQWLATGDVGGNIRIWNVAE; encoded by the coding sequence ATGTCTGACGAGCGAAATCCAGACGACGCAGAGGACGACGCGAGCGACGATCGTCAATCGACTTTCAAGCAAGAGAGTGATTTGACTTCGTTGAGTGATGGCGTGTTGGAATCCGCGCGGCGGACCCGCCTCAAGGTCGGCGACGGCCAGGACACGTTGAGCTACGACAACGACTCGCTGTTGGGCGAGACGGTCACGCTGAGTGTCGACGGGAACCACGTGATCGGCAACTTTCGAATCGTCAGCAAGCTGGGGGCCGGCGGTTTCGGGACGGTCTACAAGGCAGAGGACTTGAGGCTGGAGCGTTTCGTTGCGATCAAAGCCGCGCTGCCGCGATCGAGCGACAGCGGCGGCGATCATTACAATCGCGTCATTCACGAAGGCCGCGCCGCGGCGGCACTCGATCATCCGAACATCGTGTCGATCTACGACGTGGCCGAATTGGACGGCAAGCCCTACATCATCTCACAGCTGATCGACGGCATCACGCTGAAAGAGCGGATCGCCGAGGAACCGATCCGTCAGAAGCGGATCATGGAATTGATGCTGCTGGTGGCTCGCGCCGTTGACTACGCCCACGGAAAAGGAATCGTTCATCGCGATCTGAAACCGGGCAACATCCTGTTGGACCATGACGAAGTTCCCTATGTGAATGATTTCGGAATCGCCAAACATTCCGAGAGCGACGAGACGATTTCCAACGAAAGCTCGATCATCGGGACGCCCGCCTACATGTCTCCCGAACAGGCCGCCGGGCATTCGCGCGACGCCGACCGCCGCAGCGATGTCTATTCTCTGGGAGTGATCCTGTACGAAATGGCGACGGGCGAAAAGCCGTTTCGCGGCAGCTCACGCATGCTGATTCACCACGTCATTCACACCGAACCGCAACCGCCGCGGATGCTCAACCAATCCGTCCCCTCGGATCTGGAAACGGTTTGCCTGAAGTGTCTGGAAAAAGACCCCGATCGTCGCTACCAATCGGGGGCGGAACTGGCCGACGATCTGCAACGGATTCTCAATGGAGAACCGATCCGGGCGCGTCCCGTGTCGAGTCTTGAGCATTTCTTTCGGCGTTGCCGCCGCTACCCGGTGACGACGGCCAGTCTGGCGGGTTTGATCTTTGCGATCGCGACCGGATTGGCAGGAATGACATGGCAATGGCGTCGGGCCGAGTCCAGCCGACGACAGGAAGTTCTGGCCAGATGGCAGGTCGAGCGGTCGCGCAAGCGACTCCAGGAGGAAATTAAATACTCCAGACAAATGTTGCATGATGCCGAATCAAAACTGGCATTCAAGTCGATGGCCAGTGGCAATCATCGCCAAGCCACGCGATCGCTCAAAGAGTTGCAGCCGCTCGGTGACATCGAGTTTTGTCTGTTGAGGAACATCGAGAGTCGTTACGACGAATTCCTTCGTCACGCCGAACGCATCACCGACATTGCGATTTCCGATGACCAACGGCTGATTGCCGCGACGGGACTTCGGACGCTGTTGGTTTGGGACACGCAAACCAAACGCATCGTTCACCGCTTTCGTGAAAAAGGGAAACCGCTTCGCGGTGTGGATTTCGCCCGCGACAGCCATCGTTTGGCGTGGGGTGGCGAACGCGGCAACGTCTATTTAAAAACGATCGGTGACGCGGCAACCCCGATGCGAACGCTGGACCATGGGGCTCCCATCGAAGTCATTCGGTTCTCTGCCGAGGGCTCAAAACTGATGTCCGCCGGCGAGGGTGGAAGCGTCGTCGTTTGGACGGTTGCAGACGGAGCCAAGGACCAATCACTCTCGGTCTCAAGGTCCACGATTCATGCTGCCGATTTTCTTGGACCCGACGCGATCATGACGGGCGATGAAGCGGGGCGAGTGACCCGCTGCGAACTTGAGTCGGGCCGCTGTGAAACCGTCGTCCAAAACCCGTCCCCCATCCTCTCGGTCGACGTCAACACCGACGCCACGCAATTTGCCGCCGGCACGCAGGGTAGCCGGTTGCTGGTCGGCCGAATCGATGACGCCGAATCCGTCCGCAGCATTTGGACCGAGTATGGGCCGGTGGTGGATGTCGAGTTCTGGGATGCAAAGCAGGCGATCGTCACGACGAACTTGTATGGGCGGTTGAACATCTGGCGACTGCCCGATTTGACCGTCCGTGAATCACACCCGTACTTCCAAGGCGTCGGGCATTTTGCCATCGCCGCCGATTCGGATCGGCTCTTGATCGGTGCGGGTGACGGAGGCGTCGTCTCACTGAGCGTCGACAACATTCGTCCCGATGTCCTGCAGACCTCCCAGGGCGCGATCGCGGATTTGGCGTTCGTCGATCAATCGATCGTGGTCTGTCATGCCGAGGGGCCGGCCAGCGTGTTGCACCGTGATTCCGGCCGGGTGTTGCGGACGATCCCGGGCGAAACGGATGTCCCGCCGGGCGGCCAGGTGATGCCAGAGACCCTGACGTGCGTCGCCCCTTCACCCGAGCACCAACGAATCGCCTTCGGCACATCCGACGGACGCATCTTGGTCTGGGAATCGGACACCGCACAGATCCGCTTGTACGGGACGGCGACGAACAAAGCCATCTCACAAATCCAGCTTTCCGCCGACGCCTTGTCCGCTTGGACCGGGGGATCCAATGGCGGCGTTCGGTATTGGGATTTAACCCGAGCCGATTCCAGTCGCGGGATCGTCGCCCTCGGCGGCGTCGTTCGTGGCATGCAATTGTCAAGCGATCAGCAACACCTCGCCGCCGTTTCTGCCAACGGGATCGCGGTCGTGATCGATGTCGACGGGCAACAAGAATTCAAACGTGTCGACGTCGGCAAATCCTTGCAATGTGTGGTGTGGTCCGCGGATTCAACACGCATCGCGATCGGAGACGCACGAGGCACCGTCCATCTGTATCCGCGTGATCTGTCGGGGACGGCGGAGTACATTGAGGTGCACGCCGGACCGATCACGGCGGTCGCGTTTTCACCGACCAACCGCCGGATCGTGACGGTCGGCAATGACCATCAGATCGCGTTCTCCAATCTGGTGACGGGCCGATCCGGAGCGATTCTGGAGAACGGTCATCCGGTAAGTATTCGTGATCTCGCGATCAGTGACGACGCCCAGTGGTTGGCCACCGGAGACGTCGGCGGCAACATCCGTATCTGGAACGTGGCCGAGTGA